The following coding sequences are from one Polyodon spathula isolate WHYD16114869_AA chromosome 7, ASM1765450v1, whole genome shotgun sequence window:
- the LOC121318244 gene encoding testis-specific gene 13 protein-like yields MENTEEAIAFCRSFQENPEPGYQKGRLWVRRREAAAAAPAFSPPVTGTELKPIYEPEADEGLGSEHAILSESDEEIPLYIQTLYSFLGKETAEDFLHPTIEEKTVSPRAKWVLNKTKGFVDCEDIWKILRDNSKSKDTQLDSTIPQALKMSRCENLPTTKYQRFRSCLALMQRASDSNQDKTSLIIASNPLLGLNDLEGTGGPMKYLTPGSLNKTEEPFHKPHGLPPINHHKIQLSRTARNSTILKEQGLSNAHSKQTNRFLSGERLHACSDRWFSDHYAVKRISLPPKLLDNKKPGQSSSSKETPKGQEKEPSSISSEEKPGCTSINWEPLTMSAVIETSPTVAAPGQGAFKCGNVPQWTVDLP; encoded by the exons CTTTTTGTAGGAGCTTCCAGGAGAACCCTGAACCAGGATATCAGAAAGGAAGACTTTGGGTAAGAAGAAGAGAAGCAGCTGCAGCAGCGCCAGCCTTCTCTCCTCCTGTAACTGGCACAGAACTGAAACCCATCTATGAGCCTGAAGCGGACGAAGGCCTGGGAAGCGAGCATGCGATTCTGTCTGAGTCTGACGAAGAAATACCGCTGTACATTCAGACTCTTTACAG CTTTTTAGGAAAAGAAACAGCTGAAGATTTTCTTCATCCAACTATTGAGGAGAAAACTGTTTCACCGAGAGCCAAATgggtgttaaataaaacaaaag gttttgtgGACTGTGAAGACATCTGGAAAATTCTGAGAGACAATTCCAAATCCAAAGACACACAACTGGACTCCACAATTCCTCAGGCACTAAAG ATGTCCAGGTGTGAAAATCTACCCACCACTAAGTATCAGAGGTTTCGAAGCTGTCTAGCATTAATGCAAAGAGCATCAGATTCAAACCAAGATAAAACTTCATTGATTATTGCCAGTAATCCACTTCTGGGCCTTAATGACTTGGAAGGGACGGGTGGTCCAATGAAATATCTTACTCCAGGTTCCTTGAACaag ACTGAAGAGCCTTTTCACAAACCTCATGGGTTACCACCCATTAACCACCACAAAATACAGCTCTCCAGGACAGCGAGAAACTCTACCATTCTGAAGGAGCAGGGATTGAGTAATGCGCATAGCAAACAGACAAACAG GTTTCTATCAGGGGAACGATTACATGCTTGTAGTGATAGATGGTTTTCAGATCACTATGCGGTGAAGAGAATCAGTCTACCACCAAAGCTATTGGATAACAAGAAGCCTGGACAAAGTTCCTCTTCAAAGGAAACCCCTAAAG GTCAAGAAAAAGAACCTTCTTCCATATCCAGTGAGGAAAAACCTGGCTGCACCAGCATAAACTGGGAGCCTCTAACCATGTCTGCTGTCATAGAGACCTCACCCACAGTAGCTGCACCAGGACAAGGCGCCTTTAAATGTGGAAATGTGCCTCAATGGACTGTGGATCTTCCCTAG
- the LOC121318245 gene encoding neuroepithelial cell-transforming gene 1 protein-like isoform X1 codes for MEGTADPQIQIKESENESLKRKAGSKRRNSSINSESATPESCSSKRPPLRRGSSFTFLTPGQNWDFTLKRKRREKDGDAVSLCSFDFKEPSNKRVRPLGRVTSLANLISPARNGAVRRFGQTIQSISFRGEGKSPSGSLKSCSKAAAPTPLKRRNSTLWSETLDVSMKGNFSAKEIKRQEAIFELSRGEKDLIDDLKLARKAYHDPMLKLSIMSEEELTHIFGDLDSYIPLHEDLLAQLTKATGSDGTVGQIGHVFVNWLPGLNAYKEYCSKQLAAKTLLDQKKQDRRVQDFLQRCLESPFSRKLDLWSFLDIPRSRLVKYPLLLKEILKHTPSDHPDVQSLEGAISIIHEVLSGIDLKKGESDCQYFIDKLEYLDDRQKDPRIETSKTLLCHGELRNKSGTKLYVFLFQDIMIFTRPVTRNERQCYQVYRQPIPVQDLVLEDLQDGDVRMGGSFRGAFSNSDKAKHIFRVRFQDATQGQSHTLQGNDIFHKQQWLNCIRTAVAAHQPAQSPTRERELPQLNEEPECCSPKARNITVKRRSSILSGIVHMEADENTFQTGNIENTTEEIENVQTSVRKKTSTQKTKKEKSRSIGKRKETLV; via the exons ATGGAGGGCACGGCGGATCCCCAGATCCAAATTAAAGAGTCAGAGAATGAGAGTTTGAAACGGAAAGCTGGATCCAAGAGAAGAAATTCCTCCATCAACTCTGAATCAGCCACCCCAGAAAGCTGCAGCTCAAAGCG GCCTCCACTGCGACGAGGAAGCTCTTTCACCTTCCTGACTCCAGGGCAGAACTGGGATTTCACTTTG AAAAGAAAACGAAGAGAGAAAGATGGTGATGCTGTTAGTCTGTGCAGTTTTGATTTTAAG GAGCCAAGTAACAAACGGGTTCGACCTCTTGGAAGGGTAACATCACTGGCTAACCTAATCTCACCTGCAAGAAATGGCGCTGTCAGGCGTTTTGGACAAACAATCCAG tccATCTCGTTTCGAGGGGAAGGCAAGTCACCAAGCGGTTCCTTGAAGTCGTGCAGCAAAGCTGCAGCCCCAACCCCACTAAAGAGGCGTAACAGCACACTTTGGTCTGAGACTCTGGATGTTTCCATGAAAGGAAACTTTTCAGCTAAAGAAATCAAGAGGCAGGAG gctATTTTTGAACTGTCTCGAGGGGAAAAAGATTTAATCGACGACCTCAAGTTAGCCCGGAAG gcTTACCATGATCCCATGCTGAAGCTGTCTATTATGTCTGAGGAAGAACTCACTCATATATTTGGGGATCTGGATTCATACATCCCTCTGCATGAAG ATCTCTTGGCACAACTTACAAAGGCAACAGGGTCAGATGGAACTGTGGGACAAATCGGTCACGTATTTGTAAACTGG TTGCCAGGCCTCAATGCTTATAAAGAGTACTGCAGTAAGCAGCTGGCAGCAAAGACACTCCTGGATCAGAAAAAGCAGGACCGCAGAGTACAGGACTTTCTCCAGCGCTGCCTGGAGTCTCCATTCAGCCGCAAGCTGGACCTCTGGAGCTTCCTTGACATTCCACGAAGCAGACTGGTTAAATATCCCCTGTTGCTGAAAGAGATTTTAAAACACACTCCCAGTGATCACCCAGATGTGCAGAGTCTGGAAGGAGCG atttccaTAATCCATGAAGTCCTTTCTGGTATCGATCTTAAGAAAGGTGAATCTGACTGCCAGTATTTTATTGACAAACTGGAGTATCTTGATGACCGGCAGAAGGACCCGCGTATTGAGACGAGCAAGACATTGCTCTGCCATGGAGAATTACGGAACAAAAGTGGAACA AAACTTTATGTATTCTTGTTCCAAGACATCATGATTTTCACTCGCCCAGTTACCCGCAATGAGCGACAGTGTTATCAAGTGTATCGTCAGCCTATCCCAGTGCAGGACCTGGTTCTTGAAGACTTGCAGGATGGAGATGTCAGAATGGGAGGCTCGTTCAGAGGAGCTTTCAGCAACTCGGATAAAG ctaaacaTATTTTCAGGGTGCGATTCCAAGACGCAACTCAGGGTCAGTCCCATACTTTGCAAGGCAACGATATCTTCCATAAGCAACAGTGGCTCAACTGTATCCGTACTGCTGTAGCAGCACACCAACCAGCCCAGTCCCCAACAAGAGAAAGGGAGCTCCCACAGCTTAATGAAGAACCAGAATGCTGTTCACCTAAGGCAAGAAACATCACAGTGAAGAGGCGGTCATCAATCCTTTCTGGCATTGTCCATATGGAGGCAGATGAAAACACTTTCCAGACTGGTAATATTGAGAACACCACAGAGGAAATTGAAAATGTACAAACTTCAGTTCGCAAAAAAACatctacacagaaaacaaaaaaagaaaagtcccGGTCAAtagggaaaagaaaagaaacgttGGTGTAA
- the LOC121318245 gene encoding neuroepithelial cell-transforming gene 1 protein-like isoform X2, with protein sequence MVAYDEIGSLLPIKRSLQVIDFQNQSNKESEEPSNKRVRPLGRVTSLANLISPARNGAVRRFGQTIQSISFRGEGKSPSGSLKSCSKAAAPTPLKRRNSTLWSETLDVSMKGNFSAKEIKRQEAIFELSRGEKDLIDDLKLARKAYHDPMLKLSIMSEEELTHIFGDLDSYIPLHEDLLAQLTKATGSDGTVGQIGHVFVNWLPGLNAYKEYCSKQLAAKTLLDQKKQDRRVQDFLQRCLESPFSRKLDLWSFLDIPRSRLVKYPLLLKEILKHTPSDHPDVQSLEGAISIIHEVLSGIDLKKGESDCQYFIDKLEYLDDRQKDPRIETSKTLLCHGELRNKSGTKLYVFLFQDIMIFTRPVTRNERQCYQVYRQPIPVQDLVLEDLQDGDVRMGGSFRGAFSNSDKAKHIFRVRFQDATQGQSHTLQGNDIFHKQQWLNCIRTAVAAHQPAQSPTRERELPQLNEEPECCSPKARNITVKRRSSILSGIVHMEADENTFQTGNIENTTEEIENVQTSVRKKTSTQKTKKEKSRSIGKRKETLV encoded by the exons ATGGTGGCTTACGATGAAATCGGAAGCCTTTTGCCTATTAAAAGGAGTCTTCAAGTCATAGACTTTCAAAACCAGTCCAATAAAGAATCAgag GAGCCAAGTAACAAACGGGTTCGACCTCTTGGAAGGGTAACATCACTGGCTAACCTAATCTCACCTGCAAGAAATGGCGCTGTCAGGCGTTTTGGACAAACAATCCAG tccATCTCGTTTCGAGGGGAAGGCAAGTCACCAAGCGGTTCCTTGAAGTCGTGCAGCAAAGCTGCAGCCCCAACCCCACTAAAGAGGCGTAACAGCACACTTTGGTCTGAGACTCTGGATGTTTCCATGAAAGGAAACTTTTCAGCTAAAGAAATCAAGAGGCAGGAG gctATTTTTGAACTGTCTCGAGGGGAAAAAGATTTAATCGACGACCTCAAGTTAGCCCGGAAG gcTTACCATGATCCCATGCTGAAGCTGTCTATTATGTCTGAGGAAGAACTCACTCATATATTTGGGGATCTGGATTCATACATCCCTCTGCATGAAG ATCTCTTGGCACAACTTACAAAGGCAACAGGGTCAGATGGAACTGTGGGACAAATCGGTCACGTATTTGTAAACTGG TTGCCAGGCCTCAATGCTTATAAAGAGTACTGCAGTAAGCAGCTGGCAGCAAAGACACTCCTGGATCAGAAAAAGCAGGACCGCAGAGTACAGGACTTTCTCCAGCGCTGCCTGGAGTCTCCATTCAGCCGCAAGCTGGACCTCTGGAGCTTCCTTGACATTCCACGAAGCAGACTGGTTAAATATCCCCTGTTGCTGAAAGAGATTTTAAAACACACTCCCAGTGATCACCCAGATGTGCAGAGTCTGGAAGGAGCG atttccaTAATCCATGAAGTCCTTTCTGGTATCGATCTTAAGAAAGGTGAATCTGACTGCCAGTATTTTATTGACAAACTGGAGTATCTTGATGACCGGCAGAAGGACCCGCGTATTGAGACGAGCAAGACATTGCTCTGCCATGGAGAATTACGGAACAAAAGTGGAACA AAACTTTATGTATTCTTGTTCCAAGACATCATGATTTTCACTCGCCCAGTTACCCGCAATGAGCGACAGTGTTATCAAGTGTATCGTCAGCCTATCCCAGTGCAGGACCTGGTTCTTGAAGACTTGCAGGATGGAGATGTCAGAATGGGAGGCTCGTTCAGAGGAGCTTTCAGCAACTCGGATAAAG ctaaacaTATTTTCAGGGTGCGATTCCAAGACGCAACTCAGGGTCAGTCCCATACTTTGCAAGGCAACGATATCTTCCATAAGCAACAGTGGCTCAACTGTATCCGTACTGCTGTAGCAGCACACCAACCAGCCCAGTCCCCAACAAGAGAAAGGGAGCTCCCACAGCTTAATGAAGAACCAGAATGCTGTTCACCTAAGGCAAGAAACATCACAGTGAAGAGGCGGTCATCAATCCTTTCTGGCATTGTCCATATGGAGGCAGATGAAAACACTTTCCAGACTGGTAATATTGAGAACACCACAGAGGAAATTGAAAATGTACAAACTTCAGTTCGCAAAAAAACatctacacagaaaacaaaaaaagaaaagtcccGGTCAAtagggaaaagaaaagaaacgttGGTGTAA